The following proteins are encoded in a genomic region of Novosphingobium sp. PP1Y:
- a CDS encoding MarR family winged helix-turn-helix transcriptional regulator, with amino-acid sequence MEDNNRPDDMDLDNSFGYQLKMLQFDVDGRAREALAEFDISPARVTAMIVISRNAGCTQTALGEALSINRASAMKLVNILEARGFVTRAAAADSRANALYLTRLGDTTLRRMTAALEEADRDVLSPLSDAEQETFRHYIQRIRNGLAKGRNQSTDQSE; translated from the coding sequence GTGGAAGACAATAACCGGCCGGACGATATGGACCTCGACAATTCGTTTGGTTACCAGCTCAAGATGCTCCAGTTCGACGTCGACGGCCGGGCACGTGAAGCGCTGGCCGAGTTCGACATATCGCCGGCACGCGTTACGGCAATGATCGTAATCAGCAGGAACGCGGGCTGCACGCAGACCGCTCTCGGCGAAGCGCTGTCGATCAACCGGGCCAGTGCGATGAAGCTGGTCAATATCCTCGAGGCACGCGGGTTCGTGACGCGCGCGGCAGCGGCCGACTCCCGAGCGAACGCCCTGTACCTGACCCGATTGGGGGACACCACCTTGCGCAGGATGACCGCTGCCCTTGAAGAAGCGGACCGCGACGTGCTCTCGCCGCTGAGCGATGCGGAGCAGGAAACCTTCCGTCACTATATCCAACGCATCCGCAACGGCCTCGCGAAAGGTCGGAACCAGTCGACCGATCAGTCGGAGTGA
- a CDS encoding sulfatase: MNARQISRRRLLTGSAAAAGMSALAGTAFARNAERSRGKLPNILFILADDMGYADLGCYGRTDYATPAIDRIAREGMLFRQAYANSAVCSASRTALITGRYQNRLPVGLEEPLGRRVRGLPPSHPTMPSLLRSQGYETTLIGKWHLGQLPKYGPLQSGYDHFWGLRGGGIDYFSHDFNGVPDLWEDDREIEQPGYMTDLLAERAMTAIDDYAARQQPFFMSLHFTAPHWPWEGPDDQTESQRLAASDKPFSMFDTDGGSRKTYAEMVTRMDMEIGRILERLDRLGLAEDTIIVFTSDNGGERYSKTWPYNGLKTELLEGGLRVPAVMRWPRRIAAGQESEQVIMSMDWMPTFLSLIQASPDPRYPMDGMDLSATLLDGAAPVPRTLCWRYLNLSQEACRSGDWKYLKILDRTFLFNLVDDPQERANLKDRYPQIYAKLVDDYRKWDAAMLPLDFEASTSGFSGEDLADHFGVSERRMVETK, encoded by the coding sequence ATGAACGCTCGCCAGATTTCGCGCCGGAGGCTCCTCACCGGTAGCGCCGCTGCGGCCGGGATGTCCGCCCTCGCCGGCACGGCTTTTGCCCGCAATGCCGAGCGGAGCCGTGGCAAGCTTCCGAACATCCTGTTCATTCTTGCCGACGACATGGGCTATGCCGATCTCGGTTGCTATGGGCGGACCGATTACGCCACGCCGGCGATCGATCGGATCGCGAGAGAGGGCATGTTGTTTCGACAGGCCTATGCCAATTCGGCGGTCTGTTCGGCATCGCGCACGGCGCTGATTACCGGCCGGTACCAGAACCGCCTGCCGGTGGGACTGGAAGAGCCGCTGGGCCGGCGCGTTCGGGGGCTGCCGCCATCTCATCCGACGATGCCCTCGCTACTGCGCAGCCAGGGCTATGAAACGACGCTGATCGGCAAGTGGCACCTTGGCCAGCTCCCCAAATACGGTCCGCTCCAAAGTGGATACGATCACTTCTGGGGCCTGCGCGGCGGCGGGATCGATTACTTCTCTCACGACTTCAACGGCGTGCCGGACTTGTGGGAGGACGACCGCGAGATCGAGCAGCCAGGCTACATGACAGACCTGCTGGCCGAGCGGGCGATGACGGCTATCGACGATTATGCTGCCCGGCAGCAGCCGTTCTTCATGAGCCTGCACTTCACCGCGCCGCACTGGCCCTGGGAAGGTCCCGACGACCAGACGGAATCGCAGCGTCTTGCGGCCAGCGACAAGCCATTTTCGATGTTCGACACCGATGGCGGGTCGCGCAAGACCTATGCCGAGATGGTCACCCGCATGGACATGGAGATCGGGCGCATTCTCGAGAGACTGGATCGGTTGGGCCTGGCGGAAGACACGATTATCGTCTTCACCAGCGACAATGGCGGCGAACGCTACTCCAAGACCTGGCCCTACAACGGCCTGAAGACCGAACTGCTCGAAGGTGGCCTGCGCGTTCCGGCAGTTATGCGCTGGCCGCGCCGCATTGCCGCAGGGCAGGAGAGTGAACAGGTCATCATGTCGATGGACTGGATGCCGACCTTCCTTTCACTCATCCAGGCATCTCCCGACCCGCGCTATCCCATGGACGGCATGGACCTGAGCGCGACGCTGCTCGATGGTGCGGCGCCGGTGCCGCGCACCTTGTGCTGGCGATACCTTAACCTCTCGCAGGAAGCCTGTCGCTCCGGGGACTGGAAATACCTCAAGATCCTCGACCGGACCTTCCTGTTCAACCTTGTCGACGACCCGCAGGAGCGGGCGAACCTCAAGGACAGGTATCCGCAGATCTACGCGAAGCTGGTGGACGACTACCGCAAATGGGACGCGGCGATGCTGCCACTCGATTTCGAGGCGTCGACCAGCGGGTTCAGCGGTGAAGACCTTGCCGACCACTTTGGCGTTTCCGAGCGCCGGATGGTCGAAACGAAGTGA
- a CDS encoding carotenoid oxygenase family protein — protein MPRSYPPTIHFTGLNTPIGVEWSARNLDVIGEIPAEIEGAFFRAVPDPAHPPRYDDDIALSADGMVAKFTISGGEVDYAIRYVETERYMLEREARHALFGRYRNPFTDDPAVAGKDRTVANTTPVWHAGRLFMTKEDGLGYEVDPDTLETIGRWDYFGALRSRTFTAHPRIDPETGEMFFFGYEADGLCSTKIAYAIADAQGNLVSEQWFDQPYCSTIHDFAITQNYAIFPIFPTTADLDRLKQGGAHWAHQQELESWVGIMPRYGKVEEMRWFKGGPGISAFHLVNAFEDGGRLHLDLCLSDTNAFGFMREAGGVMRDQREIGGGLTRWTFDLSKDADSYEERVVGPPGDMPRLRDADQGRPYRAAWYLSMNPQGGPPLPGGPVGVAFNALIRIEPGNGRIEMMGLEPGMAINEPVHVESTRPDHEGWLLMVVDRRVDENRFESELWVVDAANLNAGPVARVPMPLPMRAQVHGTWVPAAKLEQARSRQQDKAA, from the coding sequence ATGCCACGCAGCTATCCGCCGACGATCCATTTCACGGGCCTCAATACCCCGATCGGGGTCGAATGGTCCGCCCGTAATCTGGACGTGATCGGCGAAATTCCGGCAGAGATCGAAGGCGCGTTTTTTCGCGCGGTTCCCGATCCCGCGCATCCGCCCAGGTATGACGACGATATCGCCCTGTCCGCAGACGGTATGGTGGCGAAGTTCACGATCAGCGGCGGCGAGGTCGACTACGCGATCCGCTACGTCGAAACAGAACGCTACATGCTCGAGCGCGAAGCGCGCCACGCTCTCTTCGGGCGGTACCGTAATCCCTTTACCGATGACCCCGCAGTTGCCGGCAAGGACCGCACCGTCGCCAATACGACGCCGGTTTGGCATGCCGGGCGACTGTTCATGACAAAGGAAGATGGCCTCGGCTACGAAGTCGATCCCGATACCTTGGAGACGATAGGCCGCTGGGATTATTTCGGCGCCCTTCGCTCTCGCACATTCACCGCACATCCGCGCATCGACCCCGAAACAGGTGAGATGTTCTTCTTCGGGTATGAGGCCGATGGCCTGTGTTCGACGAAGATCGCCTACGCCATTGCCGATGCGCAAGGCAATCTCGTCTCGGAGCAGTGGTTCGATCAGCCCTATTGCTCGACGATTCACGACTTTGCGATTACCCAGAACTACGCGATCTTCCCGATCTTTCCGACGACTGCCGACCTCGATCGACTCAAGCAGGGCGGGGCCCATTGGGCCCACCAGCAGGAACTCGAAAGCTGGGTCGGGATCATGCCGCGCTACGGCAAGGTAGAGGAAATGCGCTGGTTCAAGGGTGGGCCGGGCATCTCTGCATTTCACCTAGTCAATGCCTTCGAGGACGGGGGGCGGCTCCACCTCGACTTGTGCCTTTCCGATACCAATGCCTTCGGCTTCATGCGTGAGGCAGGAGGGGTCATGCGCGACCAGCGCGAGATCGGCGGCGGCCTCACGCGCTGGACCTTCGATCTTTCGAAGGATGCAGACAGCTACGAGGAACGCGTTGTCGGACCCCCGGGAGACATGCCCCGATTGCGCGATGCCGATCAGGGGCGCCCCTACCGGGCGGCCTGGTACCTCTCGATGAATCCGCAAGGCGGTCCCCCGCTGCCTGGCGGGCCGGTCGGGGTTGCGTTCAACGCGCTGATCCGGATCGAACCCGGCAATGGCCGGATCGAGATGATGGGGCTTGAACCGGGAATGGCGATCAACGAGCCGGTCCATGTCGAATCGACAAGGCCCGATCACGAAGGCTGGCTGCTCATGGTTGTCGACCGGCGGGTGGATGAGAACCGCTTCGAATCCGAGCTCTGGGTCGTCGACGCCGCCAACCTCAATGCCGGGCCGGTCGCACGGGTTCCGATGCCGCTGCCCATGCGGGCGCAGGTCCACGGCACCTGGGTTCCCGCCGCGAAGCTTGAGCAGGCGCGCAGCCGTCAGCAGGACAAGGCTGCCTGA
- a CDS encoding aldehyde dehydrogenase, which produces MVPENIRIAHPDKLYIGGEWVESSGDRVLELVSPDSEAVIARVVEGTEQDMDRAVEAARKAFDQGPWSSMPPAERSALVRRMGAELEKREPELASAWTAQVGGLASFAPIMTGGATATFMAIAGYGDEYQFVEKRQGQQVDTAVIVREPAGVCAAIAPWNAPYGILSSKVAYALVAGCTVIMKPSPETPLEAYIMAEAAEAAGFPPGVVNLVAAGREASDHLVRNPGVDKVTFTGSTLAGKRIGEVCAGRVARCTLELGGKSAAIIRDDFPIEAAAALLGNTITIMSGQVCAMLSRAIVPRRRHDELADAIAKVMREIRIGHSEDPETQLGPLAMKRQLDRVEHYIELGRDTADLVTGGTRPVSMNKGFFMEPTLFANVDNRSRIAQEEIFGPVLCLIPADDEEDAIRIANESDYGLNGSVLTHDVDAAYRIARRMRSGAFGQNGMKMEFGLPFGGFKQSGIGREGGPEGLNAFVETKTILLDGAPSSL; this is translated from the coding sequence ATGGTCCCTGAAAACATTCGGATCGCACACCCCGACAAACTCTACATTGGCGGCGAATGGGTCGAATCTAGCGGTGATCGTGTGCTCGAACTGGTCTCACCCGACAGCGAGGCGGTGATCGCGCGCGTGGTCGAGGGGACCGAACAGGACATGGATCGCGCGGTGGAGGCTGCGCGCAAGGCCTTCGATCAGGGTCCGTGGTCCTCGATGCCGCCTGCAGAACGTTCCGCTCTCGTGCGCAGGATGGGAGCCGAGCTGGAAAAGCGCGAACCCGAACTGGCTTCGGCCTGGACCGCGCAGGTGGGGGGGCTTGCCAGCTTCGCTCCCATCATGACCGGCGGCGCGACCGCCACTTTCATGGCTATCGCCGGCTACGGCGATGAGTACCAGTTTGTCGAGAAGCGCCAGGGCCAGCAAGTCGACACGGCCGTTATCGTGCGCGAACCGGCCGGCGTTTGCGCCGCCATTGCGCCCTGGAACGCGCCTTACGGCATTCTCTCCTCGAAAGTCGCCTATGCGCTGGTGGCCGGTTGTACGGTGATCATGAAACCGTCTCCGGAAACGCCGCTCGAAGCTTACATCATGGCCGAGGCCGCCGAAGCAGCGGGCTTTCCGCCGGGAGTCGTCAACCTCGTCGCTGCCGGTCGCGAGGCGTCCGATCACCTGGTGCGCAATCCGGGGGTCGACAAGGTGACCTTTACCGGCTCGACGCTGGCGGGCAAGCGGATCGGCGAAGTCTGCGCGGGCCGCGTGGCGCGCTGCACGCTGGAACTGGGCGGCAAATCCGCGGCGATCATCCGCGACGACTTCCCGATCGAGGCCGCCGCCGCGCTGCTGGGCAACACGATCACGATCATGAGCGGGCAGGTCTGCGCGATGTTGAGCCGCGCCATCGTCCCGCGCCGCCGTCACGATGAGCTGGCGGACGCGATCGCCAAGGTCATGCGCGAGATCCGCATCGGCCACAGCGAGGATCCGGAGACCCAGCTTGGCCCGCTGGCAATGAAGCGCCAGCTCGACCGCGTCGAGCATTACATCGAACTGGGTCGCGATACGGCCGACCTGGTGACGGGAGGTACCCGTCCCGTGTCGATGAACAAGGGCTTCTTCATGGAGCCGACCCTCTTCGCCAACGTCGACAACCGCAGCCGCATCGCCCAAGAGGAAATCTTCGGGCCGGTCTTGTGCCTGATCCCGGCAGACGACGAGGAAGACGCGATCCGGATTGCCAACGAAAGCGATTACGGCCTCAACGGTTCGGTGCTGACTCACGACGTGGATGCGGCGTACCGCATCGCCCGGCGCATGCGCAGCGGGGCTTTCGGCCAGAATGGCATGAAGATGGAGTTCGGCCTGCCATTCGGCGGTTTCAAGCAGTCCGGTATCGGCCGCGAAGGTGGGCCGGAAGGTTTGAACGCCTTCGTCGAAACCAAGACCATCTTGCTCGACGGAGCGCCCTCCAGCCTCTGA
- a CDS encoding DUF983 domain-containing protein: METDSTDNNAANRREAVRQDKARWIFRCGMKGLCPRCGDPSMFHKWLKLNDHCPNCGLDYSFAAPDDGPAFFSLCIVAFPLTFFAVWLQVAYSPPFWVHLLTSFPLLAIGCVWPLQYIKGWLVASQFVNKAQEAGTETLWAQLNARAARARENGDD, from the coding sequence ATGGAAACCGACAGCACCGATAACAACGCCGCCAATCGCCGGGAAGCCGTGCGCCAGGACAAGGCCCGCTGGATATTCCGCTGCGGGATGAAGGGCCTTTGCCCGCGCTGCGGCGATCCCAGCATGTTTCACAAGTGGCTGAAACTGAACGACCATTGCCCCAATTGCGGGCTGGACTACAGTTTTGCAGCGCCCGATGACGGACCGGCCTTCTTCTCACTTTGCATCGTCGCCTTTCCGCTCACGTTTTTTGCAGTCTGGCTGCAGGTTGCCTACTCACCCCCGTTCTGGGTGCATCTTCTGACCTCTTTCCCCCTGCTCGCAATCGGATGCGTGTGGCCCCTACAATACATCAAGGGATGGCTTGTCGCTTCACAGTTCGTCAACAAGGCGCAGGAGGCCGGCACCGAAACGCTATGGGCGCAGCTCAATGCGCGCGCGGCAAGGGCTCGCGAGAATGGCGATGACTAA
- a CDS encoding acyltransferase family protein → MQYRKDIDGLRAIAVGGVVLYHAFPGFLPGGYVGVDVFFVISGFLITSIIASEAQAGTFSIGGFYERRFRRILPALAFMLALTTLASTLILPPGELEQYGQSLVAVALFGSNVLFWHEGGYFDGPAGDKPLLHTWSLAVEEQFYIAWPLIAAGLIMLGHRRLLRHFIWFAILVSLGAAEFVVRHWPSQAFYLIPYRAWELGFGALLAVGAVPALRRRWQREMAGWTGLTLISLPMLLYNEETRFPGLSAVLPCLGTLLLIHAGQGTETTAGRALSRPAAVYIGLISYSFYLWHWPVLVLSHIALNRPLQVPEAGLAVMAAFALAAISLRFVERPFRGRGTLLPGRRLALAASALILSLFAAAGLGAWRTNGLAAFASPAVTAAMEATASINPYRSRCHSDGHNAVLSAANDCTAGRGPEASGYQVLLWGDSHSDHLMPGLARLAEQKGFRVRQSTVSGCSPLVMLSNEVDPLLPTCAELHRETLREAARQPDLRAVILSARWSTTVQSLARTTLPDGSMVRSDRVASDALRTELTALVTQIRKTLGDGPEIILIGSTPEFGFWPANCFARAVKLGSDASRCRKASAEDGHWGPLADSILARIKAQRLTVVLPRATLCARHQQCLTAIGDSILFRDDDHLSNEGSQFIAEQIDPQLTQALQ, encoded by the coding sequence ATGCAATACCGCAAGGATATCGACGGACTTCGCGCGATAGCGGTAGGCGGCGTCGTCCTCTACCACGCCTTTCCGGGCTTCCTTCCCGGCGGCTACGTTGGCGTCGATGTCTTTTTCGTGATCTCCGGGTTCCTGATCACGTCGATCATCGCCTCTGAAGCGCAGGCCGGAACGTTCTCCATCGGTGGCTTCTACGAACGCCGCTTCCGCCGCATCCTGCCCGCGCTCGCCTTCATGCTGGCGCTGACCACCCTGGCGTCCACCCTGATTCTGCCGCCGGGCGAACTGGAGCAGTACGGCCAAAGTCTCGTCGCCGTTGCACTGTTCGGCTCCAATGTACTGTTCTGGCATGAGGGCGGCTATTTCGACGGCCCGGCAGGCGACAAGCCGCTTTTGCATACCTGGTCTCTGGCGGTTGAAGAGCAGTTCTACATCGCCTGGCCCCTCATCGCGGCCGGGCTCATCATGCTGGGCCACCGGCGCCTGCTGCGCCACTTCATCTGGTTTGCCATCCTCGTGTCGCTGGGAGCGGCCGAATTCGTCGTGCGACACTGGCCCTCGCAGGCCTTCTACCTGATCCCGTACCGCGCGTGGGAACTGGGCTTCGGCGCCCTTCTCGCGGTTGGCGCGGTACCCGCGCTCCGCCGTCGCTGGCAGCGCGAGATGGCGGGCTGGACCGGCCTTACGCTCATCAGTCTGCCAATGCTGCTCTACAACGAGGAAACGCGCTTCCCAGGGCTTTCGGCTGTTCTCCCATGCCTGGGCACATTACTGCTCATCCATGCTGGACAGGGCACCGAAACCACGGCAGGCAGGGCCCTGTCACGACCTGCCGCGGTATATATCGGACTGATATCCTACAGTTTCTACTTGTGGCACTGGCCGGTTCTGGTCCTGTCGCACATTGCCTTGAACCGGCCTCTCCAGGTACCGGAGGCAGGCCTTGCAGTGATGGCCGCCTTCGCGCTCGCAGCCATTTCGCTGCGCTTCGTGGAAAGACCGTTCCGAGGTCGCGGCACGCTGCTGCCGGGCCGCCGCCTTGCCCTTGCCGCCAGCGCCCTCATCCTTTCACTCTTCGCCGCCGCCGGTCTTGGCGCCTGGCGCACCAACGGGCTGGCTGCTTTCGCTTCCCCGGCGGTGACGGCCGCCATGGAAGCAACGGCCAGTATCAATCCCTACCGGTCACGATGTCACAGCGATGGGCACAATGCAGTCCTGTCCGCCGCGAACGACTGCACTGCGGGCCGCGGACCGGAAGCGAGTGGCTATCAGGTCCTACTCTGGGGAGATTCCCACAGTGACCACCTCATGCCCGGCCTCGCCAGACTGGCGGAGCAAAAGGGCTTTCGCGTGCGCCAGTCGACCGTCTCTGGCTGCTCCCCGCTGGTCATGCTCTCCAATGAGGTGGACCCCTTGCTCCCCACCTGCGCCGAACTTCATCGCGAAACCTTGCGTGAGGCTGCGCGCCAACCCGATTTGCGCGCCGTGATCCTCAGCGCACGCTGGTCGACGACGGTGCAGAGCCTTGCCCGCACGACCCTGCCTGACGGCAGCATGGTGCGAAGCGATCGCGTTGCGAGCGATGCCCTGCGCACGGAGTTGACTGCACTCGTGACGCAGATCCGTAAAACCCTTGGCGATGGGCCGGAGATCATTCTGATCGGCTCCACACCCGAATTCGGCTTCTGGCCTGCCAACTGCTTCGCTCGGGCAGTCAAGCTCGGAAGCGATGCAAGCCGCTGCCGCAAGGCCAGTGCCGAAGACGGGCACTGGGGGCCATTGGCGGACTCGATCCTTGCCCGCATCAAGGCGCAGCGGCTTACAGTCGTCCTGCCGCGCGCAACATTGTGCGCGAGGCACCAGCAGTGCTTGACGGCAATCGGTGATTCAATCCTGTTTCGCGACGATGACCACCTCAGCAACGAGGGGTCTCAATTCATAGCTGAGCAGATAGACCCGCAGCTTACGCAAGCGCTGCAATAG
- a CDS encoding PLP-dependent aminotransferase family protein, producing MNLPPIPANSTFADRYTVAIEEVLRGPSAANRMQYQPAGGAPPDRQAGAAWLAQRAIPATEDNVLVTSGAQSALHAIANSLFSPGDAVCTASYVYPGWLSVCMRRDIRIVPLIADADGIDPDSFARACAEDTIRAIYLVPTNENPTTATLPLERRKAIAAIAQRHGVAIIEDDPYSCLASAEISPVASLAPERTWHVASLSKMISPALRIAYLRAPHVRDVLRLSTDLHETTIMAPPLNLAVSTRWLLDGTWAELVGEVRSECAARQKLVAGILGAGSYRAAPEGYHLWVPLASDANAFDLVAAMQPLGVSVVSSRSFCAGSEGGNRSIRLSIGGSLDRERLQRALELLDAMLNHRDGWVMPMV from the coding sequence ATGAATTTGCCTCCTATTCCGGCGAATAGCACCTTCGCTGACCGTTACACGGTTGCGATCGAGGAGGTCCTGCGAGGTCCAAGCGCCGCCAACCGCATGCAGTACCAGCCTGCAGGCGGGGCGCCACCCGATCGCCAGGCTGGTGCAGCCTGGCTCGCACAGCGCGCAATCCCGGCAACCGAGGACAATGTCCTGGTCACGAGTGGCGCACAATCGGCGCTCCACGCCATTGCCAATTCACTTTTCTCTCCGGGCGATGCCGTGTGCACTGCTTCGTATGTCTACCCGGGCTGGTTGTCTGTCTGTATGCGGCGCGACATCCGCATCGTTCCGCTCATAGCCGATGCAGATGGCATTGATCCTGATTCCTTTGCGCGCGCCTGCGCCGAAGATACGATCCGCGCGATCTATCTTGTCCCCACGAACGAAAATCCGACCACGGCGACGCTTCCACTGGAGCGACGCAAGGCAATCGCCGCTATCGCTCAGCGGCACGGCGTCGCAATCATCGAGGACGACCCCTACAGCTGTCTTGCATCTGCGGAGATTTCCCCAGTCGCAAGCCTTGCGCCGGAACGGACCTGGCACGTCGCCAGTCTGTCAAAGATGATTTCGCCGGCCCTGCGCATAGCTTACTTGCGCGCGCCACATGTCCGTGATGTTCTGCGTCTTTCCACCGACCTGCATGAAACCACTATCATGGCCCCGCCATTGAACCTGGCGGTCAGCACGCGCTGGTTGCTCGACGGGACCTGGGCCGAACTGGTCGGCGAAGTGCGCAGCGAATGCGCGGCGCGGCAGAAACTTGTCGCGGGGATATTGGGGGCAGGTAGCTACCGGGCCGCTCCTGAAGGGTACCATCTTTGGGTTCCCCTTGCCTCCGATGCGAATGCCTTCGACCTAGTGGCTGCGATGCAGCCGCTCGGCGTGTCGGTCGTGTCGAGCCGGAGCTTTTGCGCCGGGAGCGAAGGCGGCAATCGTTCGATCAGGCTGTCAATCGGAGGCAGTCTGGACCGTGAAAGACTCCAGCGCGCCCTCGAATTGCTGGATGCCATGCTCAACCACCGTGACGGCTGGGTCATGCCGATGGTCTAG
- a CDS encoding GMC family oxidoreductase: MNAGIPDIIVVGGGSAGSAMAGRLCEAGLRVAVIEAGCSDRHVRSRIPALTSSLVQNPQYDWCYGAEPDPSLGGRADIWPAGRMLGGGSALNGMMFIRGHRWDYDNWARLGALGWDYDSVLPYFRRIEDNERGADEWRGTGGPISVSEGRATYPIVKDWIKAAANAGIERSEDLNGERTEGVDYVQVSQRRGTRCSSARGYLENLPAGQAPHMVLDAQVLRICFENGRAAAVIYRQAGQERELRARYGVVVAAGAIGTPRLLMHSGLGPAEHLGATGIAVNRDLPGVGANLQEHVGTHIVSDVAGHTLNNDARGLRGAWQVLRFAAGRKGALTTAIGHAQAFVKSREDLPAPNLQLAFSAFAFDFDDKGRLALRRNASVSTLIGLMRPCHRGRVSLRSADPMDHPVIAHRLLGSDDDIEQLVEGIGIARSILASEPMASSVRCEIRPGETLRDAVALREYVKLASVPLYHPCGTARIGRKDDPCAVVDPDLKVIGVEGLWVADASVMPAVPAGNTNATAIMIGDKGADHVLSCLTRA, from the coding sequence ATGAATGCCGGAATTCCGGATATCATCGTGGTGGGTGGCGGTTCGGCGGGGTCGGCCATGGCCGGTCGGCTTTGCGAGGCGGGACTGCGGGTCGCAGTGATCGAGGCGGGATGCTCCGATCGCCATGTGCGCTCGCGTATTCCCGCGTTGACGAGCTCCCTGGTCCAGAACCCGCAATACGATTGGTGTTACGGCGCCGAGCCCGATCCCTCGCTGGGTGGCCGCGCAGATATCTGGCCGGCTGGCCGGATGCTGGGCGGCGGCAGTGCGCTCAACGGCATGATGTTCATTCGCGGTCATCGCTGGGACTATGACAATTGGGCCCGGCTCGGCGCGCTGGGTTGGGATTACGATTCGGTCCTTCCGTATTTCCGCCGCATCGAAGACAACGAACGCGGTGCCGATGAATGGCGCGGAACTGGTGGGCCGATCTCCGTCTCGGAAGGCCGCGCGACCTACCCCATCGTCAAGGACTGGATCAAAGCCGCCGCCAATGCCGGGATAGAGCGCAGCGAAGACCTGAACGGTGAGCGGACGGAAGGCGTCGATTACGTCCAGGTTTCGCAGCGGCGCGGCACGCGGTGTTCGTCTGCGCGCGGCTATCTGGAGAATCTGCCGGCCGGACAGGCGCCGCACATGGTTCTCGATGCCCAGGTGCTTCGGATATGCTTTGAAAACGGCCGCGCGGCTGCGGTCATCTATCGTCAGGCCGGGCAGGAACGCGAACTTCGTGCCCGGTACGGGGTCGTCGTGGCCGCCGGTGCCATCGGCACGCCGCGGCTGCTGATGCATTCGGGGCTCGGCCCGGCAGAGCATCTCGGGGCCACGGGCATCGCCGTCAATCGCGATTTGCCGGGGGTTGGCGCTAATCTGCAGGAGCATGTCGGTACCCACATCGTCAGCGATGTCGCGGGTCACACACTCAACAACGATGCCCGCGGCCTGCGCGGTGCATGGCAGGTTCTGCGCTTCGCCGCCGGGCGCAAGGGGGCATTGACCACGGCGATCGGCCACGCCCAGGCTTTCGTGAAAAGCCGGGAGGACTTGCCCGCGCCCAACCTACAGCTCGCCTTTTCGGCCTTTGCTTTCGATTTCGACGACAAGGGCAGGCTTGCCCTTCGGCGCAATGCTTCCGTTTCGACCTTGATCGGTCTGATGCGGCCCTGCCATCGCGGGCGGGTTTCGCTTCGCTCCGCCGATCCGATGGACCATCCCGTGATCGCACATCGCCTGCTTGGCAGTGATGACGATATCGAGCAGCTTGTGGAAGGCATCGGCATCGCCCGTTCCATCCTCGCAAGCGAGCCGATGGCCAGCAGCGTGCGCTGTGAGATCCGGCCGGGCGAGACGCTGCGCGATGCCGTGGCCTTGCGCGAATACGTCAAGCTCGCCTCGGTGCCGCTGTATCACCCCTGTGGAACCGCCCGGATCGGCCGAAAGGACGATCCGTGTGCCGTCGTCGATCCGGACCTGAAAGTGATCGGGGTCGAGGGGCTGTGGGTCGCAGATGCCTCGGTCATGCCAGCGGTACCGGCCGGTAATACGAATGCGACGGCTATCATGATCGGCGACAAGGGGGCTGATCATGTGCTGTCGTGCCTCACACGGGCGTGA
- a CDS encoding MarR family winged helix-turn-helix transcriptional regulator — translation MTQDISDRSPDDGTGSHADTLHRLLKLSNKLLAPFSTHLERQYKISINEFRLLMLIGRYPGCASHELVDMTGVSAMSVSRAVFALERNDRVRVERDPQNKRRKRLNLTEEGERLFRIMEPQTGQVADYLMSKLLPHEVAMFDHILRILIDTLEATDEEGNSLFLERTRPQNDPE, via the coding sequence ATGACGCAAGACATTTCCGACAGGAGCCCGGATGACGGGACGGGATCCCATGCGGATACCTTGCACCGTCTGCTCAAGCTCTCGAACAAGCTCCTCGCGCCATTCTCGACGCATCTCGAACGGCAGTACAAGATCAGCATCAATGAGTTTCGGCTGCTCATGCTGATCGGTCGCTATCCCGGCTGCGCCAGCCACGAACTGGTGGACATGACCGGGGTAAGCGCAATGAGCGTTTCCCGCGCCGTCTTCGCGCTGGAGCGCAACGACCGCGTCCGCGTGGAGCGCGATCCGCAGAACAAGCGACGCAAGCGCCTGAACCTGACCGAAGAGGGGGAAAGGCTGTTCCGGATAATGGAACCGCAGACCGGACAGGTGGCGGACTATCTCATGTCCAAACTGCTGCCGCATGAAGTCGCTATGTTCGATCACATCCTCAGGATCCTGATCGACACGCTGGAGGCGACCGATGAGGAAGGCAATTCATTGTTCCTCGAACGCACCCGCCCGCAGAACGACCCCGAATAG